A genomic segment from Granulicella arctica encodes:
- a CDS encoding YciI family protein produces MKIAAIIEYIQDKKKIKATWPAHHAYRQGFLENGRLRAAGPFDDESGALWILEVETIEEADKIVKGDPFVAAGVSVSWKLRPLSTVVVSPAKVPIKNE; encoded by the coding sequence ATGAAGATCGCAGCAATCATCGAATACATTCAGGATAAGAAAAAGATCAAAGCAACTTGGCCTGCCCATCATGCATATAGACAAGGCTTCCTTGAGAATGGCAGGCTGCGCGCCGCTGGGCCGTTTGATGACGAGTCTGGAGCATTGTGGATACTCGAAGTCGAGACGATTGAAGAGGCGGACAAGATTGTCAAAGGCGATCCGTTTGTTGCGGCAGGCGTGAGCGTGAGTTGGAAACTTCGTCCTCTCAGCACTGTTGTAGTCTCACCTGCTAAAGTGCCGATTAAAAATGAGTGA
- a CDS encoding carboxypeptidase-like regulatory domain-containing protein, translated as MNALPETKKIRNSVLANERRQFVVLPFSLCLFILATVIPADAQQQAGTRTEISTLLPDAPLPQFGLQSVPPTTQTEGQGTILGVVLDLSGARVADARVTLTTPNGVQVQMLQSKDDGAFVFKAVPSGSYQVVIDAKGLEPFTSPPIVLGAGQVYEMPRELLGIASTSTTVEVRPTEEIAAEQIKQEEKQRILGFAPAFYVSYVKDAAPMTTKQKYSLAAHDTLDWTSYIGVSVAAGIEQASNTHPGYGQGAAGYGKRWAAQFADGRSSDFLSHAVFASMLHQDPRYFYQGTGTTKSRLYHALSSAFIARSDSGKTMPNYSYLLGTMASGALSNAYYPHADRGVGLVFTTAAIGIGGRAAQAVLEEFVSKRITKNAPKSIPAGPTP; from the coding sequence ATGAACGCTCTGCCCGAAACGAAGAAGATTAGAAATTCTGTCCTAGCGAACGAGCGGCGTCAGTTCGTAGTCCTCCCGTTCAGCCTTTGTCTGTTCATTCTTGCAACTGTCATTCCTGCAGATGCTCAACAACAGGCCGGTACACGTACGGAGATCAGCACCCTCCTCCCGGACGCACCGCTGCCTCAATTTGGTTTGCAAAGCGTTCCACCCACCACGCAAACAGAGGGTCAAGGCACCATTTTAGGCGTGGTGCTTGATCTGAGTGGAGCTCGCGTTGCTGACGCTCGGGTAACACTCACCACCCCCAATGGGGTCCAGGTGCAGATGTTGCAGTCCAAGGATGACGGCGCTTTTGTGTTCAAGGCTGTTCCATCAGGCTCGTATCAGGTAGTGATTGACGCTAAAGGTTTGGAGCCGTTTACCTCTCCTCCGATCGTACTCGGAGCTGGGCAGGTCTATGAAATGCCGAGAGAACTGCTGGGCATTGCCTCGACAAGCACAACGGTTGAGGTTCGACCAACTGAGGAGATTGCTGCCGAGCAAATCAAGCAGGAGGAAAAGCAACGTATTCTCGGTTTCGCGCCAGCCTTTTACGTGAGCTATGTCAAAGATGCAGCCCCAATGACCACAAAGCAGAAGTATTCCCTTGCCGCGCATGACACTCTCGATTGGACTTCGTATATAGGCGTCAGTGTGGCCGCCGGTATTGAACAAGCAAGCAATACACACCCCGGATATGGGCAGGGTGCGGCTGGTTACGGGAAGCGTTGGGCGGCACAGTTCGCCGACGGACGCTCCAGCGACTTCCTGAGCCATGCGGTCTTCGCTTCCATGCTTCATCAAGATCCCCGCTACTTCTACCAGGGCACGGGAACCACGAAATCGCGTTTGTATCACGCTTTGAGCAGTGCCTTTATTGCACGCAGCGACAGCGGAAAGACGATGCCGAACTATTCGTATCTTCTTGGCACGATGGCATCCGGCGCTCTCTCGAACGCCTACTATCCTCATGCGGATCGCGGGGTAGGCCTCGTCTTTACAACTGCTGCCATAGGGATCGGTGGACGTGCCGCTCAAGCAGTACTCGAAGAATTTGTGAGCAAGAGGATCACCAAGAACGCGCCGAAGTCGATTCCGGCTGGGCCAACACCCTGA
- a CDS encoding ATP-binding protein gives MLESLINRSAEILGHVPRSRLFFKIFGWFWLTTIAIHVAFSVGSALTGVHVVPQGNMYATVAPLLAAEAVDTFETGGAPAFAQFSEHNFSQNQGTLFLLNGFYADVLSRTLPPNGVRIAKEARLGQLTVFGPHLAAYRYLSRSGRPYTLLLAMRDGPGQFREIWGLSALWFVAAIGAVVTMLCWWLTYHIVSPVHQIQAAARDVALGNLGARVAPAVHRRGDELAALARDFDGMVSRLESLIRSQKSLLNSVSHEVRSPLARITLAAEVLRDGPVSEAENALAHLDRDVSRLDILMGQLLTLSRLDTGLGYGERENLDLVQLVEEVAADGDFEARANGKRVLFRSSLARLDLPANATALRSAVENVVRNSIRFSETGAEVLVDLQVVNRSIAKCVQVRIRDHGPGVPDDYLSAIFQPFFQVKSASVSQVGNGLGLAIALEAVRMHRGSILATNLSPSGLEMMIEIPLAHASTPEHTVVGKSSTCS, from the coding sequence ATGCTGGAGAGCCTCATCAATCGAAGTGCAGAAATCTTAGGACACGTTCCAAGATCGCGCCTCTTCTTCAAAATCTTCGGCTGGTTCTGGCTCACGACGATAGCGATCCATGTAGCCTTTTCCGTCGGCAGTGCGCTCACCGGTGTTCACGTCGTTCCCCAAGGCAATATGTACGCCACGGTTGCCCCGCTGCTGGCGGCCGAAGCAGTCGATACGTTTGAGACCGGGGGAGCGCCCGCGTTTGCGCAGTTCTCTGAACACAATTTCAGCCAGAATCAAGGAACACTTTTCCTTCTGAATGGGTTCTACGCGGATGTGCTTTCGAGAACTCTTCCTCCCAACGGAGTTCGAATCGCGAAAGAGGCTCGCCTCGGACAGTTGACCGTCTTCGGACCGCATCTTGCTGCCTATAGATATCTCAGCCGCTCAGGTCGACCCTATACTCTTCTGCTCGCAATGCGAGATGGGCCTGGTCAGTTTCGCGAGATTTGGGGTCTTTCCGCCTTGTGGTTCGTGGCTGCAATCGGAGCCGTGGTGACGATGCTCTGCTGGTGGCTGACCTACCACATCGTCTCTCCAGTACATCAGATTCAGGCTGCGGCACGGGACGTGGCCCTCGGAAACCTGGGTGCCCGAGTCGCGCCGGCAGTACATCGGCGAGGGGACGAGCTTGCTGCTTTGGCAAGGGACTTTGACGGGATGGTATCCCGGCTGGAATCCCTTATCCGGTCGCAGAAGTCTTTGCTCAATTCAGTTTCGCATGAGGTGCGGTCTCCTTTAGCTCGCATCACACTTGCCGCCGAGGTTCTCCGTGATGGCCCGGTCTCGGAAGCGGAGAACGCTTTAGCTCACCTCGACCGGGATGTAAGCCGGTTGGATATTCTGATGGGTCAACTGCTCACGTTATCGCGCCTCGACACGGGTCTGGGCTACGGGGAACGCGAGAACCTGGATCTGGTCCAACTCGTAGAAGAAGTTGCTGCGGACGGAGACTTCGAGGCGCGGGCGAATGGGAAACGTGTTTTATTCCGCTCCAGCTTGGCACGGCTGGACTTGCCCGCAAATGCAACCGCATTAAGAAGTGCTGTTGAAAATGTCGTCCGCAATAGCATCCGATTTTCCGAGACCGGTGCCGAGGTCTTGGTAGATCTTCAGGTCGTAAATCGATCCATAGCCAAATGCGTTCAGGTGCGCATCCGTGATCACGGGCCTGGCGTGCCGGACGACTATCTCTCTGCAATCTTTCAGCCGTTTTTCCAGGTAAAGAGCGCTTCTGTCTCACAGGTTGGCAATGGCCTTGGGCTGGCCATCGCTCTTGAAGCAGTCCGGATGCACCGTGGCTCCATTCTTGCGACGAACCTGTCTCCGTCGGGCTTGGAAATGATGATCGAGATACCTCTCGCTCATGCATCTACTCCGGAGCATACCGTCGTCGGGAAATCTTCGACATGCAGCTAG
- a CDS encoding YncE family protein, with protein MHSEVQIDHPTRDQKSIRVLKTALRWGGRIVMMGLAVLVVAIAYLSHVGEPSSASSMKFEGFIALPKDRILNIFDYMALSDRTIFVGNMLSGSVVKVQLTNDQGRPLATVSEQRGAGNAHGIAVIPHEDKAFVTRSGENVVDVFQPSSLNLLGQIPVADDADAIIYDPASRMIYVANGTPKVATIIDPEKLQPITTIPLGAEPEYPAADVQHGLIYQNLHDTNEIAAVDLKTRSVVGRWSLAPCVGPSGLALDPVQGRLYAVCMESSQVVVFSLEQHKVIAFLPVGGKPDSVVLDLELHRIYTAGIQGVMTVVEQSGEDYRILDNIETHPFAHTLIVDPQTHRVYLTYAALLSAPRIAVFSPKP; from the coding sequence ATGCACAGCGAAGTTCAGATAGACCATCCGACGCGTGATCAGAAATCGATTCGGGTGCTGAAAACGGCTTTAAGGTGGGGAGGACGCATCGTGATGATGGGTTTAGCGGTTCTGGTTGTTGCAATTGCTTATCTCAGCCACGTCGGGGAGCCAAGCTCTGCCTCCTCCATGAAGTTTGAAGGATTCATCGCACTGCCGAAAGATCGCATCCTCAATATCTTCGACTACATGGCTCTTTCCGACCGAACCATCTTCGTCGGTAATATGCTGTCGGGCAGCGTCGTCAAAGTGCAGTTGACCAACGATCAAGGTAGGCCGCTCGCAACTGTTTCAGAGCAGCGCGGAGCGGGGAATGCGCACGGGATCGCAGTCATTCCGCACGAGGACAAAGCATTTGTTACCCGCAGCGGCGAGAACGTTGTCGATGTGTTTCAGCCCAGCTCACTCAACCTGTTGGGACAGATTCCGGTCGCCGACGACGCGGACGCAATTATTTATGATCCTGCGAGCCGCATGATCTATGTAGCGAACGGAACGCCTAAGGTGGCGACGATCATCGACCCGGAAAAACTTCAACCGATAACGACAATTCCCCTGGGAGCCGAGCCGGAATATCCTGCAGCCGACGTGCAGCATGGCCTCATTTATCAAAACCTGCATGACACGAACGAGATCGCAGCGGTCGATCTGAAGACTCGTTCTGTCGTCGGCCGATGGTCTCTGGCGCCATGCGTTGGTCCATCCGGGCTCGCTCTCGACCCTGTCCAGGGTCGCCTCTACGCGGTCTGTATGGAAAGCTCGCAAGTTGTGGTCTTCTCACTTGAACAACACAAAGTGATCGCCTTCCTCCCGGTGGGTGGCAAGCCGGACTCAGTGGTCCTGGATCTTGAGCTTCATCGCATCTACACCGCTGGCATCCAAGGCGTTATGACGGTGGTCGAGCAGAGCGGGGAAGACTATCGAATCCTTGACAACATCGAGACCCACCCTTTTGCCCACACGCTGATTGTCGATCCCCAGACACATCGCGTGTACCTCACCTACGCGGCACTGCTGAGCGCACCGCGGATCGCGGTGTTCTCCCCTAAGCCGTAA
- a CDS encoding response regulator transcription factor yields the protein MTRTPFVASDSGSVPVQAPAVIERPRILLIDDDQELCQLLRTRFASEGLDLKTIFLGKEGLRCALESSFALIVLDVMLPDMRGFEVLRELRKHTLTPVIMLTAQGDEVDRILGLELGADDYLPKPFSTRELLARMTAILRRSAWKVPFTAGKPPKFLSGDLEIDLALRIVLRNGEQIKLTSTEFDLTRSFCEAPGEVLTRELLVVKILERTFVPFDRSIDLHISNLRRKLGPRPDGYERIQSVRGIGYLYVWPA from the coding sequence ATGACACGCACGCCATTCGTGGCCTCAGACTCTGGAAGTGTTCCAGTGCAGGCACCCGCCGTCATTGAAAGGCCAAGAATCCTTTTGATCGATGACGATCAAGAGTTGTGTCAGCTCCTAAGAACACGCTTTGCCTCGGAGGGCCTCGACCTGAAAACGATTTTTCTCGGCAAGGAAGGTCTGCGATGCGCCTTAGAAAGCTCGTTCGCCCTGATCGTGCTCGACGTGATGCTTCCCGATATGCGGGGATTTGAGGTGCTCAGGGAGCTTAGAAAGCACACGCTTACGCCTGTCATCATGTTGACGGCGCAGGGCGATGAAGTAGATCGCATCCTGGGGCTCGAATTAGGTGCGGATGACTATCTGCCGAAACCCTTCAGCACGCGGGAACTGCTGGCGCGAATGACGGCTATTCTTCGGCGCTCGGCCTGGAAAGTACCCTTCACTGCCGGGAAGCCGCCAAAATTTCTTTCCGGAGACCTGGAGATCGATCTTGCTCTCCGCATCGTTCTCCGGAACGGGGAACAGATCAAGCTCACCTCGACTGAATTCGATCTAACGCGCAGCTTCTGTGAAGCGCCCGGCGAGGTGCTGACGCGGGAACTGCTGGTAGTGAAGATACTGGAGCGAACCTTTGTCCCGTTCGACCGGAGCATCGATTTACATATCAGCAATCTCAGACGCAAGCTGGGTCCTCGACCCGATGGCTATGAGCGGATTCAGAGCGTGCGTGGCATTGGCTATCTGTACGTCTGGCCCGCATAG
- a CDS encoding VOC family protein — MLSTPENGTMPTHNGRSSLLSAVTRLGKVGLIVSDLQRSLEFYSEVIGLQILARSEGLVQLGVAAEHRVLLELESGDGVRALTGKRLGLYHFALLLPSRADLSSFAEHLQAAGIRAGMSDHLVSEAFYLGDPDGLQIEVYADRDPQQWLWEGDEIAVATQPLNLGELLSQPHPLWAGVPPGSTIGHIHLYIGDIPRAEQLYRHGLGMNVRARGFPGALFLAAGKYHHHIGLNTWAGNVPAASKTEARLSTWELQVQPSELISLCERLVSTGWKLSENTSFLDPWGIVLKVTALSEPG, encoded by the coding sequence ATGCTTAGCACCCCAGAGAATGGAACCATGCCGACTCACAACGGGCGATCCTCGTTGCTTTCGGCAGTAACAAGGCTGGGCAAGGTCGGACTCATCGTGTCCGACCTTCAGCGCTCGCTCGAGTTTTATTCGGAAGTCATCGGACTGCAAATCCTGGCTCGAAGCGAGGGCCTGGTCCAGCTCGGCGTCGCCGCCGAGCACCGTGTTCTGCTTGAACTGGAGTCGGGGGACGGTGTCCGAGCACTCACGGGCAAGCGGCTCGGGCTCTACCATTTTGCACTGTTACTGCCCTCCCGCGCAGATCTGAGCAGTTTTGCCGAACACCTGCAAGCTGCAGGAATTCGCGCCGGAATGAGTGACCATCTGGTGAGCGAAGCCTTCTATCTTGGAGATCCGGACGGCCTTCAGATTGAGGTGTACGCCGACCGCGACCCGCAACAATGGCTCTGGGAAGGCGACGAGATTGCAGTCGCCACGCAACCCTTGAACCTAGGTGAACTTCTGAGTCAACCGCATCCACTGTGGGCAGGAGTTCCACCCGGGAGCACCATTGGCCATATCCATCTCTACATTGGCGACATCCCCCGTGCGGAACAGCTGTATCGACATGGGTTGGGTATGAACGTTCGAGCCCGAGGGTTCCCAGGGGCACTGTTTCTCGCAGCAGGCAAGTATCACCACCACATAGGCCTGAACACTTGGGCAGGCAACGTGCCGGCCGCTTCGAAGACAGAGGCACGCCTGTCGACGTGGGAACTCCAGGTGCAACCTTCAGAGCTCATAAGCCTTTGCGAGCGGCTGGTGTCGACCGGCTGGAAGCTCTCGGAGAACACATCCTTTTTGGATCCTTGGGGTATAGTCCTCAAGGTGACTGCTCTTTCGGAGCCCGGTTGA
- a CDS encoding FMN-dependent NADH-azoreductase: MTKLLVVEASPRGEFSISRNLSTKFVEQWKTAHPDGEVVERDLAKTDLPYLNLPWIGAMFTPAELQTPEIKDVLRVSDELVAELLAADHIAISTPVYNYNIPANLKSWVDHIVRKGFTLGFTGEGLVHGKKATVLMASGGVYTEGSPIRDRDIATMYLRLILKVIGIEDVTFVAAGGSKVVDLKEKTRAEFLQTFEPAIISAANV; this comes from the coding sequence ATGACAAAGCTTCTGGTTGTTGAGGCAAGCCCCCGCGGAGAGTTCTCGATCTCTCGCAATCTATCGACGAAGTTTGTAGAACAGTGGAAGACGGCACATCCGGACGGCGAGGTTGTCGAGCGGGATCTCGCAAAGACGGATCTTCCTTACCTCAATCTTCCCTGGATAGGGGCCATGTTCACACCCGCTGAATTGCAAACTCCTGAGATCAAGGACGTACTCCGGGTGTCGGATGAGCTTGTTGCCGAGCTACTCGCCGCCGATCACATCGCAATCAGCACCCCGGTCTATAACTACAACATTCCCGCAAATCTCAAGTCATGGGTGGACCATATTGTGCGAAAAGGTTTCACGCTGGGTTTCACAGGCGAAGGCCTGGTCCATGGGAAAAAAGCAACGGTCCTGATGGCCTCGGGCGGCGTCTATACCGAAGGCTCGCCGATCCGCGATCGGGACATTGCCACCATGTATCTGCGTCTCATTCTCAAGGTGATTGGCATCGAGGACGTTACGTTCGTCGCTGCAGGCGGAAGCAAGGTTGTCGATCTCAAAGAGAAGACGCGAGCGGAGTTTCTTCAAACGTTTGAGCCAGCCATTATCTCTGCTGCAAACGTATAA
- a CDS encoding winged helix-turn-helix transcriptional regulator, whose protein sequence is MSETNISVPDGSLSATDCKGLADVLASVGDKWTIMVVGALAKGSLRYNEIQRRVSGISQRMLTMTLKRLETDGIVTRTLFPSVPPRVDYELTELGQTLRGALVPLSVWAAKNKMTITINRANAAGRRREVSTPMD, encoded by the coding sequence TTGAGCGAAACGAACATTTCTGTTCCTGATGGCTCGCTCTCAGCGACCGATTGCAAGGGCCTGGCCGATGTACTGGCCAGTGTCGGAGACAAGTGGACCATCATGGTGGTTGGAGCGCTGGCCAAAGGTTCCCTGCGCTACAACGAGATCCAACGGCGCGTCAGCGGTATCTCGCAAAGAATGCTCACCATGACGCTGAAAAGATTAGAGACAGACGGCATCGTGACCCGCACTCTGTTCCCGTCTGTTCCGCCGCGTGTTGACTATGAATTGACTGAGCTTGGGCAGACGCTACGTGGTGCACTGGTCCCACTTAGCGTATGGGCAGCAAAGAACAAGATGACAATTACGATCAACCGCGCTAACGCAGCAGGCAGACGGAGGGAGGTTAGTACACCGATGGATTAA
- a CDS encoding YsnF/AvaK domain-containing protein, with product MALNEDLTTLLCLFHHSNQADAALTDLLKAGVPQGSISRIDNHGSEEIAASSLKELGIPARDEQHLLEGLRNGGIIVAVKAVTSHVSAVEHVFGDHKAGKIDEAVVDNTLATRTAVAATGETAIPIVDEELVVGKRTVDQGGVRVYRRVIDIPVEKSVNLREEHVVIDRRPVVRAVTAEDLALQGEQTIELTETAEEAVITKKAFVVEEVRVGKEASERTEHIQDTVRHTEVELEEINPEEARSASLTNR from the coding sequence ATGGCCTTGAACGAAGACCTAACGACCTTACTTTGCCTTTTCCACCATTCAAATCAGGCCGACGCCGCACTGACCGATCTGCTGAAAGCTGGCGTACCACAGGGTTCTATCTCTCGCATTGACAACCATGGCTCAGAAGAAATCGCTGCATCTTCTCTCAAAGAACTAGGCATTCCTGCACGCGACGAACAGCACCTTCTCGAAGGTCTACGCAATGGTGGCATCATTGTCGCTGTAAAGGCCGTCACTTCGCACGTCAGCGCGGTGGAGCACGTCTTTGGCGACCACAAGGCAGGCAAGATCGATGAAGCGGTCGTCGATAACACCCTTGCGACCAGAACCGCCGTTGCGGCCACGGGCGAGACTGCAATCCCCATCGTCGACGAAGAACTCGTCGTTGGAAAGCGGACCGTCGACCAGGGCGGCGTGAGAGTCTATCGCCGCGTCATCGACATTCCTGTTGAGAAATCCGTTAACCTGCGCGAGGAGCACGTCGTCATTGATCGGCGCCCCGTCGTTCGTGCTGTGACCGCAGAGGATCTTGCTCTGCAGGGAGAGCAGACGATCGAACTTACGGAGACAGCAGAAGAAGCCGTGATTACAAAAAAGGCCTTTGTGGTCGAGGAAGTCCGGGTCGGGAAAGAGGCGTCGGAGCGGACTGAGCACATTCAGGACACCGTTCGTCACACCGAAGTTGAACTCGAAGAGATCAACCCTGAAGAGGCTCGTAGTGCTTCGCTCACAAATCGCTAA
- a CDS encoding OmpA family protein: MAERVKIYEEKKKGLPIWAWLLPLLLLALLAAYFLTHHKDEPAAVSAVPAQSTPVAALPDLGTVHFDTDKATLTSEGQATLQQAAAAMKANPSAHLRLEGFTDSSGTLPHNATLSQQRTMAVADYLKGQGIDGSRLTGQGFGPAKPVDTNATASGEADNRRVELFSQQ; encoded by the coding sequence ATGGCCGAACGCGTCAAAATCTATGAGGAAAAAAAGAAAGGCCTTCCCATTTGGGCCTGGCTCCTTCCGCTTCTACTTCTCGCACTTCTGGCCGCCTACTTCCTTACTCATCACAAGGACGAACCAGCAGCTGTTTCTGCCGTGCCCGCTCAAAGTACCCCAGTTGCTGCTTTGCCCGATCTTGGTACCGTGCACTTTGATACGGACAAGGCAACACTTACCTCTGAGGGCCAAGCGACTCTGCAGCAGGCTGCCGCAGCAATGAAGGCCAATCCAAGTGCTCATTTGAGGCTCGAAGGGTTCACAGACAGTTCGGGAACACTCCCCCACAACGCCACCCTCTCCCAACAGAGAACGATGGCGGTCGCGGACTACCTCAAAGGGCAGGGAATCGATGGTTCCCGTTTGACCGGTCAGGGCTTCGGCCCCGCCAAGCCGGTCGATACCAACGCAACGGCTTCCGGCGAAGCGGACAACCGCCGCGTCGAACTCTTTTCACAGCAGTAA
- a CDS encoding YsnF/AvaK domain-containing protein, producing the protein MSKTVVGLFSSMSQAAQVKQALVVDGYSSSDIKVVANDDYEDVADGATATANDKDYTDIGSGGGTGIGEKISHFFRSLSGGDEHAHHHYATGVNAGGALLAATVDDDKAAEVAALLKQHGARDIEGGGSAYKAAEPAYSGGSEVAAEGTAIPIIEEELVVGKREVDRGGVRIYSHVVERPVEADVTLRDEQINVERRAVNRPATAADFAAGAGSIIELNATGEEAVVGKTARVVEEVLVGKQSTEHTQAIHDSVRKTQVDVEEVEGETVSKDRY; encoded by the coding sequence ATGTCGAAGACAGTAGTAGGCCTTTTCAGCAGCATGTCACAGGCAGCACAGGTCAAGCAGGCTCTTGTCGTCGACGGTTATAGCTCGAGCGACATCAAGGTCGTTGCGAACGATGACTATGAAGATGTAGCGGATGGTGCTACGGCGACGGCGAACGACAAGGACTATACGGATATTGGCAGCGGCGGCGGCACCGGCATTGGTGAGAAGATCAGCCACTTCTTTCGTTCTCTGTCGGGTGGCGATGAGCATGCGCACCATCACTACGCGACGGGCGTGAACGCTGGTGGAGCGCTTCTTGCGGCCACAGTGGACGATGATAAAGCCGCCGAGGTAGCAGCGCTGCTGAAACAGCATGGTGCTCGTGACATCGAAGGCGGCGGCTCTGCTTATAAGGCTGCTGAGCCGGCATACAGTGGAGGGTCAGAAGTTGCAGCGGAAGGTACGGCGATCCCGATCATCGAGGAAGAGCTTGTTGTTGGGAAGCGCGAAGTGGATCGCGGTGGTGTGCGGATCTACTCGCATGTGGTTGAGCGTCCCGTCGAAGCGGACGTCACGCTTCGCGACGAGCAGATCAATGTGGAGCGTCGCGCGGTCAACCGGCCAGCTACGGCGGCCGATTTTGCCGCAGGTGCGGGTTCCATCATCGAGCTGAATGCCACAGGGGAAGAGGCTGTGGTCGGCAAGACGGCTCGGGTTGTCGAGGAAGTTCTCGTCGGCAAGCAGAGCACGGAGCATACCCAGGCCATCCATGATTCCGTCCGTAAGACTCAGGTGGACGTGGAGGAGGTCGAAGGCGAGACCGTCTCCAAGGATCGCTATTAG
- a CDS encoding YsnF/AvaK domain-containing protein: MNQVDPHSSKNGNILVVSGDLDLREPYTELWMPDGKVIRLLTTQLAPVAPDSSATESEESPESILIPVVEERLDIEKRTVTTGAVTLRKVVQEYQESLNEPLAVRTFDIERIVLNQPVEFAPPVRQEGSTTIYPLVEEQMILTKQLVLKEEIRITQRDTERRDTQVITLKREHLVVERQPVGRSDRSD, from the coding sequence ATGAACCAGGTTGACCCTCATTCTTCGAAAAACGGAAACATTCTTGTTGTCTCTGGAGACCTTGATCTTCGGGAACCCTATACCGAACTCTGGATGCCGGATGGTAAGGTCATTCGTCTCCTCACAACCCAGCTGGCACCCGTGGCTCCCGACAGTTCTGCGACCGAGTCGGAGGAGAGCCCGGAATCTATCCTGATTCCGGTCGTGGAGGAGCGTCTCGATATCGAGAAACGCACCGTAACGACGGGCGCAGTGACCTTGCGTAAGGTGGTGCAGGAGTACCAGGAAAGTCTGAATGAGCCCCTTGCTGTACGTACTTTTGACATTGAACGCATCGTCCTCAATCAACCCGTAGAGTTTGCACCTCCAGTACGCCAGGAGGGCAGCACTACGATCTACCCGTTGGTTGAAGAGCAGATGATCCTGACCAAGCAGCTGGTATTGAAAGAAGAGATTCGTATCACGCAGCGAGATACGGAACGGCGAGACACACAGGTCATTACTCTTAAACGGGAGCACCTGGTCGTAGAACGTCAGCCGGTTGGTCGATCCGACCGTTCCGATTAA
- a CDS encoding YidB family protein — MGILDTIEGMADQQGPAANPGTNANVASGMMQALEQHPGGLGGIIDSLRNNGMADHIQNWSNGQQSSATPGQIEQGLGNTGFIENVAARTGVSPEVAKMAMATVLPMILAHFTNGGQQAPPQSGYSGMASQILSKLL; from the coding sequence ATGGGAATACTAGACACAATCGAAGGTATGGCCGACCAGCAGGGTCCAGCTGCAAACCCAGGCACGAATGCCAACGTAGCCAGTGGCATGATGCAGGCTCTCGAACAACATCCAGGTGGACTCGGCGGCATCATCGACTCTCTTCGCAACAATGGTATGGCCGACCACATTCAAAACTGGTCAAACGGCCAGCAATCCTCCGCAACGCCGGGTCAGATTGAGCAGGGTTTGGGCAACACCGGCTTCATAGAAAATGTCGCCGCCAGGACCGGGGTCTCGCCTGAAGTCGCCAAGATGGCTATGGCTACGGTGCTCCCCATGATCCTCGCGCACTTTACCAATGGCGGCCAGCAGGCTCCACCACAAAGTGGCTATAGCGGCATGGCCTCCCAGATCCTCAGCAAACTTCTATAA
- a CDS encoding DUF3761 domain-containing protein encodes MTKRTLAFLAILMSSCILVHAQAPAGATGQCKDGTYSTAKAKSGACSGHKGVQTWYATTSPASAPSSPAPAAGTGPAAATSSATTSRPAPTSGASAMPSQPAAGGGPGQVWVNTSTKVYHCTGDRYYGKTKKGAYMSESEAVAQGARPDAGKSCPK; translated from the coding sequence ATGACCAAACGCACCCTCGCCTTTCTCGCCATCTTGATGTCTTCCTGCATCCTTGTTCACGCGCAAGCTCCCGCTGGCGCTACCGGCCAATGCAAAGACGGTACCTACTCCACCGCGAAGGCGAAAAGCGGTGCCTGTTCCGGCCACAAGGGCGTTCAGACCTGGTACGCCACAACCAGCCCAGCCTCAGCACCGTCGAGCCCAGCCCCCGCAGCCGGAACCGGCCCGGCAGCGGCCACCTCTTCTGCGACCACGTCTCGCCCTGCCCCCACGTCCGGCGCTTCGGCGATGCCTAGCCAACCCGCAGCCGGAGGCGGTCCTGGCCAAGTGTGGGTTAATACGTCGACTAAGGTCTACCACTGCACCGGCGACAGATACTACGGCAAGACCAAGAAGGGCGCTTATATGAGCGAGTCCGAAGCCGTTGCCCAAGGCGCACGTCCTGACGCAGGAAAATCTTGCCCTAAATAA